One part of the Vicia villosa cultivar HV-30 ecotype Madison, WI linkage group LG6, Vvil1.0, whole genome shotgun sequence genome encodes these proteins:
- the LOC131611506 gene encoding type III polyketide synthase A: MPQGDLNGSSAQNGARAKRAPVPGKATILALGKAFPSQVLPQECLVEGYIRDTKCEDAYIKEKLERLCKNTTVKTRYTVMSKEILDKHPELAIEGIPTIRQKLEIANPAVVEMATRACKACIKEWGRSPQDITHIVYVSSSEIRLPGGDLYLANELGLNTDVNRVMLYFLGCYGGVTGLRVAKDIAENNPGSRVLLTTSETTILGFRAPNKARPYDLVGAALFGDGAAAAIIGTNPILGQETPFMELNYAVQKFLPDTQNVIDGRITEEGINFKLGRDLPQKIEENIEEFCKKIMAKCDVKNFNELFWAVHPGGPAILNKLENTLKLESDKLECSRKALMDYGNVSSNTIFYVMEYMRDYLKEDGSEEWGLGLAFGPGITFEGILLRSL, from the exons ATGCCTCAAGGAGATTTGAATGGAAGTTCCGCGCAGAACGGTGCACGCGCTAAGCGTGCTCCTGTCCCCGGAAAGGCAACAATACTTGCATTAGGGAAGGCTTTTCCTAGCCAAGTCCTCCCTCAAGAGTGCTTGGTTGAAGGGTATATTCGAGATACTAAGTGTGAAGATGCATATATTAAGGAGAAATTGGAGCGTCTTT GCAAAAACACAACTGTGAAAACAAGATACACAGTCATGTCAAAGGAAATCCTAGACAAGCATCCAGAGCTAGCCATAGAAGGAATACCAACAATAAGACAAAAGCTAGAAATAGCCAATCCAGCAGTAGTTGAAATGGCAACAAGAGCATGCAAAGCTTGCATCAAAGAATGGGGAAGATCACCTCAAGACATCACCCACATTGTCTACGTCTCCTCGAGCGAAATCCGCCTCCCGGGCGGAGACCTCTATCTCGCAAATGAACTTGGCTTAAACACCGATGTTAACCGCGTGATGCTCTACTTCCTTGGTTGCTACGGCGGTGTCACTGGCTTACGTGTTGCCAAAGACATCGCCGAAAACAACCCTGGAAGTAGGGTTTTGCTCACAACTTCCGAAACCACGATACTAGGGTTTCGAGCACCAAACAAAGCTAGACCTTATGATCTGGTTGGCGCCGCGCTTTTCGGCGATGGTGCCGCGGCTGCCATAATTGGCACAAACCCTATATTAGGTCAAGAAACACCTTTCATGGAGTTGAACTATGCTGTCCAAAAATTCTTGCCGGATACACAAAATGTCATTGATGGTAGAATTACTGAAGAGGGTATTAACTTTAAGCTAGGGAGAGACCTTCCTCAAAAAATTGAAGAGAATATTGAAGAGTTTTGCAAGAAAATTATGGCTAAATGTGATGTGAAAAATTTCAATGAATTGTTTTGGGCTGTTCATCCAGGTGGGCCAGCAATTCTTAATAAGCTAGAAAATACACTGAAATTGGAAAGTGATAAGTTGGAGTGTAGTAGAAAGGCTTTAATGGATTATGGAAATGTTAGTAGCAATACTATATTTTATGTGATGGAGTATATGAGGGACTATTTGAAGGAAGATGGAAGTGAAGAATGGGGTTTGGGATTGGCTTTTGGACCTGGAATCACTTTTGAAGGGATTCTCCTCCGCAGCCTTTGA